The window GGTTTTGTGGAAGAAAGCCTCTATCATGCTTTGATCACATGTGATCATGCAAAACAGTTTTGGGTGCCTCTGTTAAAATAAAGAGGACCCAAAATCCCACGGTTGCATCCTTTAACATGGGCAGAAGACGTCATTGTCTCTGAGTTTATCAAGAAGGAGGACACAGTTATCTTTGTTACAGTCATGTGGTGATCTGGTCCAGCAGAAACAAGTTTACTCATGGGGAAGAAAAATTCCAGCCGCTGCGCTCGATGGCACTGGTTGATGAGCTGGTCGGGGTGCTTAAGCTTCCTCCTAGTCGGGTTGCACCTAAGGGGAACATCACCCCGCTCAGCTAGCGCCCTCCGATGGCTGACTGGGTTGCAGTGAACTCTAATGGCGGAATTGACACATCCAACCATGTGGTTGGCTCGGGCTATGCGATTAGAGATCACCAAGGTGTGTTCTTTGAAGCCGGACTGCAACATCACAAGGGCATCGAGCACCCATTCCTGAGTGAACTATTGGCATGTTGACGGTGTACATGTCACGATTAGAAGAGCAGATCAATATGTCATGGGCCAGGTGGATTGCTCTACACTTGCTGATATGTGGCAGGATACGAGGCCTAATCATATCAACGACGCACAGATTATGATGGAAATTATAAGGATGACGGAATCACTCCTGGGTTTCAGGCTTCTTTGGACTCCACGCGAGGCAACCTGGGCGGCGCATCTTTGCGTAAAAGAAGCTCTTAACAATTTATCTTTTACTTGCTTCGATGTAATTCCTAGATTCCTGAATATAATTCTTCAGTCAAATTGTAATCTCACGTTAGTTGAATAAAGCAAGGGATTTActtcaaaaagaagaagaaaacaaacaTTGGACGATCGGCGAAAATAGTCTGGCCGAATAATGAAGTGCGCCGATTGGGCCGGGCCATTAGTAGTGCAGTGAAGCGAGTGGGAGAAACAACCACTGTTGCTCTGGACAGAGTCACTGTAGCATACTAAATCACATCAACCTGTCACTATATcaatattttttttcaaaaaatgagaCAATTTTTTGGTAAAGTAAACAAATTTTAAAAttccaaacattttttgaaaagtgAACACTTTTGGAAATATGCAAAAAAAGTAGAAATTTTGAACAATGTTTGAGCCTTTTTTGAAAAACTGATTTTTAAAAATTCCAAAAGAATTAAATTttgaaagaagaaaataaaaacaaaaaacagTAACGAAAAAACACAAAAAAGACGGCCCTGGTACATTGAAGGTCTCCAAAACCGGAACAAGAACCCTCTTTGTAGCGCTAATGGGCTGGCCAACTTACTTGCTGGGTCTTCATCCATCTCCGAAATAACGCCAGTTTATCGCCATGTGCGACACATAGGATTTGTGACAGCGATGGTCGCGTCGCCTCAAGGGAGACTCTAGTAGGCCGACCCAATAAGAATTCTTCTATTGTTGGCTCGTTGTGCAGGTAGGTTTCGTTCTTTTGTCCTTTTTACTTTTATTTaagttttcaaaaaaattcaatatATATTTTGTAAAAAATTTACTTACTCAATTATTTAAATGCTAATCACCATTAAAAAAATTAGTACACATAATTTATTTGtttagttttagaaaaaaaatcTTTAGAGCATTCAAAAAATGTCTATAATATTTAACAAAACGCGAAAGGAGTGTATTGATTATCTCCCAATTTGTTGGAATGTAGGGGCAATGCTTTACTTCACGTGCATTTTGCCGTCTGATTTAGAATAAATATGCTTTTGTACCCTTTTTCTTTAAAATGTAAACTGGACATTCTGGCACGAATCTCCAAATTTACCTCATGTTTATATAAGTTTTTTAAATACTTGCATGTTAGGATTGGTTACAAGATCCAATTGATACAATGTTTTGGGAACTCGCGGCTATTATTAGGGGCATGCTCTACGAATGAGCTTATAGCCCATCGTGCGGGCCTCCCAAAGTGAGGCCTAGTACGCCAAAAGCGAGAACCTCCCACATTTGGATTGCTTTCTTAATGATTGATCAAGCTTGATGAACTCCCCGCCCCCACCTCTAAAACAAGATATTATGGTCCGAGATGTATAATATCAATCACTTGCTACCCATCTGGGAGCATCCCTTGTCCCAAAGTTATGGGGCTATTTTGTCAAGTTCCTTAGAGAGAGTTGTCTCGTTCCCCTAGGTGTTCTCTACCTACACACCTATGTCGGGATTGGGTATAGGTTCCCTTTCTTGAAGGTCCTTCGAGCTCCTCTAAATCACCATTATGACTATTGAAATTATGAGCATTAGTATGTATGTTTTAGATCCAACGGGTAAATTAAAGGGTCCTTAGCTGGCGTTCTTGCAAAATGGCCGGGCATGCCCCATTCCTCAAAAATGTTAATcacattttcaaaaaatgttcatgaaatcAACTAAATTGTTTTCCATAACATTAAGACATGTATGTACCATTCAAGAACATGATCAtggcatttaaaaaatgtttacaTTAAAAACTGTGTTCATGACGTATACGAAAGAATTTCAATAGTATTTCAAAATTGTTCATCgtatatttaaaaaatgttcaatgtgcgTCCAATGAATTCAAAAAATGCTCAACATGTATCAACAATTTTTTATATGTATTCAAAAACATGTAttttaaaataaaaataagaatAAAGAAACAAGGAAAacataaaaaggaaaaataaaacaaaagaataaaataaaaataataaaccAGTAGAAACAACAcaggaaataaataaataaaaaaaacaGATGAGACCTTCATAAAACCTAGCGAAAGGTTTCCAAAACCAACCCTTGTTACCTGTTCTTAGAACCTTTCCAAAATTGTTCATACGGCTAGTATATAGCTCATATGGGCAGGCCCACTCAAACGATCGCTGAATGTCAGAGGAAAATATGTCATGCAGTAAGCAAGACATACCTCTCACGATAAGAATGTCACTTATTGTTCGCCTTTTCTACTAGGTCATGTATTTGCTTGACCCAAGGAGAGGGATTATTTGTATGGCCCAGGTGTGAGTTATCCATGTATACTTCCACTCCATGTATCGGAAATCCAATTCGGTTGTTGGGAGCATCTCCTTAGTGCCAAAtacatttttttgaaaaacaaAAGTAGATGTGTTCATTGTGACACGCAAATGCTGTCTGCAAATTTTTAGGAGGAAAGCTTTAAGCATTTTGAACTGTGCAAAAAAGCAAGTAGAACGCCAAATGCTACCTTCAAATGTTACACTTAATTCTATTTTTTCACTGACGAAACACTACTATCCTGTTTCGCTTTCGCATAAATTTTTTTAAGCACGCTTGTTACACTAACATGAACATCTATAAAAATCGGAATTTTAAAATTCATTTACTCCGTTACATAATATAATATGCTATTACAACCAATATATTAGTACATTCATTGTAAACTGCCATCCTTCCATGTACTATTATGTTCACCTCAAAAAGAAAATGTATGCGTTATGTATTATATCATTTCTGACCCTCCCCGATTATGCCATAGCATCTTCAGGCACTTATCATCGGTATAATGGCTTCTCCGGCACCCAAGAGCCAAAAATGGCCGTCCCGGACACAAACTCCACACTAGTTGACTCCTGATAAACGAATGTACGGACcgtacatgcatgcatgcatcgacgtgTACGCACGTGCATGCGCCTGAGTAGTGCAAAAGGAAAGTATTATAAAGATACTTGATCACGAAGACACGAACTGATCGAGCTGATAGAAATAATAACTTGCGTACATTGATCCACGTCAGTTGTCTAGTATGAAGATCCTCGATGGTACTAGACGCACTACATGTGTACATGCATCCCCATGATCTTCACATGTACCCCCATGATCGGTGCAGGTTATGACGCGGTAAAACATAGTTCTACGGGAAAAGAACAGCGGTAAAACATTTACTCCTATTATACATGGATGGTCTTTCTCCGAGTCTCGATCATGGTTGTAGTCGGTGTATCACATACTAGTATCATAGTATGTGCTGCTACATCtgtagtgcatagtatcatatatTGGTATCATAGTAATACTAGATGACTTCATTTATTACCATGTATAACACATAGTAGCACATCATTTATTATGATACTTAACTCTTTTTTTATTTAATTCTATGCCACCTCATCAATATTGCTTAGTTGGTATGCATGACACTTCATTACGGGCAGCCTTATGTCTCTTCATCATTTGTCCTCTACTTTTACTtaacattttttttaatttttgtgCTGACCTGCCGCTCATGCCACGTGGCTGAACTGGTCGCCAAGTTATCATCAAAACCTATGTATTTTAATAGATAAACGATCAAATCTAAAGACTTTTGGCCCATGACAAGTCAGGTGTTGTCCGTATCGGGACAGTAGTTGAGTGAGTAAACGTAGTACTACTCCACCTACTTTTCCTTGGTCAAGCGATCACCCAAAGCTGGCTCCACGTATGCACGAAAGGGCGCCCTTTGCATGCATGTCATGTAGTGGTCGGGGCACAAATGCACCAGGCCAGAAACACGAGAATCAAGAGCAAGTCGGcctttgcatgcatgcatgcacggcaTGTGGCGCGACTAATGACGGAATACACGGGCTACCTGGCTCTCTAGGTCAACTGGTCAAGGCTCACGACAGCAAAGGCAGGCTTAACTTTTTGACTTCATGCAATGCAGCATGTTGCACATCACCAAAGTGTATTTGCTTCAAATTTTAGGTGTGGAGGATGCCGGGCCTTGTCAGATAGCTGTATTATGCGTATGTATGAGTGTCTATGTCTGTACTGTGTTTAAAAAAACAATATAGCTGCCTTTTGGGTACCTGCAACGTGCAGTGATGCGTGGAACCTTCGTACGTACGTGTTCCGGTCCATGTGATTGCCGGCGTGCCACTTGCCTCCGATCGATTTGCAGATCCTCTTTCTGTCCTACTCGCCATGTGTATATATAAGGCAGCCACAACGGGATACACATACATCCACGACGAACCACCCCCTGCTGCCAGCGTTGTGTTTAGCTCTTGAGAGCTTGAGTTGCTTCCATGGCGTCCAGAGAGACCAGCATCCAGATGGCAGGGGTACTGGATGGCGAGGCAGGGAGTGCTCTGTCCCCGGAGCCGCTTCTCCTTTGTGCCCCGTCGCAGGCCGCAGTCGCTAGTGAGCATGGTCATGCCGCTTCTGTGATGGAGGCCGCCGTTGTCGTCGGCGGCACCAGCAAGCTGACCATCAAGGACGCGGCCGCGGCTGCTCACGCTGAGACGCCGTGCTTGCCAGGCTCGCCGTCGCGGCTCTACCTCTCGCAGGCGCAGCTTGACATGCCGCCGTCCATCAGCTCGTGCAACCCCGAAATGGGCACGGCTCCGGTGCTGCCGAGCGAGTCAAAGCTCGAAGATCACATCCCCGGCGAGCCGCGGCTGATGAAGAAGACCCAGCACCACTCATGGCGATCCCTGGTAGGCGGCGGCGAGGCACCAGCGCTGCTGCCGAGCGACAGCACGCGGGAGCTGGACCGCCGGTTTGACAACTTCAAGACCTTCTCGGGCCGCCTCCGCGGTCTGCAGCATGGGCTGCCGCCAGTTGACATCGAGCATGGTGCCGCGCCCAATATCTCGAGCGAGGACACCGACGAGGAAAACATAGTCCCGTCAGCCGATCGCTACTTCGCCGCCCTCGAAGGCCCCGAGCTCGAGACCCTTCGGGTAGGTATTCCACATTCCGACCAAAACTTTCACCTTCTTATAACAAGCATCATCGTCAGTCTCTAACAAGAGTGTGGACATGCAGCCGACGGAGGTGGCAGTGCTGCCTGAGGATGAGCAATGGCCGTTCCTTCTCCGGTTCCCGATTAGCGCGTTCGGGATGTGCCTTGGCATGAGCACCCAAGCGATGCTGTGGAAGACGCTCGAGTCGGAGCCCTCAACGGCATTCCTCCACGCGCACCCCGCCGTCAACCACGTCCTCTGGTGGGCATCTGTCGTCCTCACCGCCATCGTCTCCATCACCTACCTCCTCAAGGTTATCTTCTACTTTGAGGCCGTTCGCCGGGAGTTCCACCACCCAGTGCGCGTCAACTTCTTCTTTGCGCCTTGGATCGCTTGCCTCTTTCTCGTCAAGGGCGTGCCGCAGCCGGTGTGGGAGATCCACCACATCGTGTGGTACCTCCTCATGGCTCCCATCCTCTGCCTCGACATTAAGATCTATGGCCAATGGATGTCGAGCGGCGAGCGCCGACTCTCCAAGGTAGCTAACCCGTCCAACCACCTCGCTATTGTCGGCAACTTTGTCGGCGCGCTTCTCGGCTCTAGGATGGGCCTCCGAGAGCTGCCCATTTTCTTCTTCGCTATCGGGCTAGCGCACTATGTTGTACTCTTCGTCACCCTTTACCAAAGGCTCCCCACCAACATGCAACTACCCAAAGAGCTCCACCCGGTATTTTTCTTCTTCATCGCCGCGCCTAGCGTCGCCTCGATGGCCTGGGCAAGCATCTCCGGCGAGTTCAACGATGGCGCCAAGCTCCTTTATTTCATCTCGCTCTTCCTCTACATGTCGCTGGTGGTGCGCATCAACCTCTTTCGAGGGTTCAGGTTTTCATTGTCGTGGTGGGCCTACACGTTCCCGATCACGAGCGTAGCCGTGGCAACAGTGTTGTATGCGTCGGAGGTGGACAATGTGCTAATGCGGGCACTAGCGGTCGGGTTGTCAGGGATTGCCGCTGTCATGATCACCGGTGTGTTGGCCACTACCGTGTACCATGCTTTCGTGCGCAAAGACCTCTTCCCTAACGACGTCTCCATCGCCATTACACAGCGCAGGCCCAAAATCAGCAAGATCCTCGCGCATCTCCGCTCTTCTAGCTCGGACGTCAAGGAGCTCGACCTCTCCATCACTAGTTCAAATTCCAATTCCAAGAACGACACGTACTCCGGTGACTCATGTTCCAactccagaacaagcagcaacaGCAACGAGTCTCCGGTGTCACACGGGCATGTATGAGCAGAGTGTTAGATGTCCCGTGCACAATAGGGTGCACGCATGCTGCATGCATATCTACCACATAgatatttcttttttttttcattcTTTTTCATCTTTATATATTTGCTGCACATAGTGGTAGATTAGCAGCAATGTCCTTGAGTAATTTGCATTGCCATGATGGTGATATTATTACAGATTTGCAGATAAATCTCACTTACTTTTATAAGTATGTATTTTCATTCACCGGAGGTGCATATCTATATATCATCAGTGTGCAATGTATGGCCGAATGTGTAAGATGCAAGATACCCAAGCCTCTATATCCGGGAGCGTTTTCGCTCCAATATTCACCCACTTGGATGAAAATGACCTATGGGTAAGTTTGAACATGGCACGTGTATTTTTTTGGTAAATGGCGGGGTACAAATGCGTTGTGTATCGAGGGTTTCGTTTCA is drawn from Aegilops tauschii subsp. strangulata cultivar AL8/78 chromosome 1, Aet v6.0, whole genome shotgun sequence and contains these coding sequences:
- the LOC109736422 gene encoding S-type anion channel SLAH2-like; the protein is MCLGMSTQAMLWKTLESEPSTAFLHAHPAVNHVLWWASVVLTAIVSITYLLKVIFYFEAVRREFHHPVRVNFFFAPWIACLFLVKGVPQPVWEIHHIVWYLLMAPILCLDIKIYGQWMSSGERRLSKVANPSNHLAIVGNFVGALLGSRMGLRELPIFFFAIGLAHYVVLFVTLYQRLPTNMQLPKELHPVFFFFIAAPSVASMAWASISGEFNDGAKLLYFISLFLYMSLVVRINLFRGFRFSLSWWAYTFPITSVAVATVLYASEVDNVLMRALAVGLSGIAAVMITGVLATTVYHAFVRKDLFPNDVSIAITQRRPKISKILAHLRSSSSDVKELDLSITSSNSNSKNDTYSGDSCSNSRTSSNSNESPVSHGHV